The window GGTGATAGTATGGTGGTGATGGAAAAGATGACGGGGTTAGGAAGATGAAGAGGGGGGttcttttctgtattttttttttttggttgagaaGATGAAAAGAGGGGGTTTGGGGAGAGGGGttgaagagttttttttttttagtttttctttttttcccctcGATTTGACACATGTCAAATGCTAATTGGCGTGTGTAAGAGCAATTTTTGAGCAGATGTGGTCAAACATCAAAGTGGTGTGTAATTGACACACCTTTAAAAGTTTTGGTGTATAATATTATTCTCGTATTTAAAAAGTGTGTAAGAGGTATTTGGGGAGAATGTCGATAgttaaaatatgtatatatgaGGCATAATTACCCTTTAAAAAACTTTTTATGGGCTTTATAGTACTTTGGTTCAACCCTTTTATTACAGACACGTATTTTATTTGTGGGGTACAACTGGATTCCACTCCACTGCTTTTCACGCTCTTCACTGATTTTGGccatttcatcttcttcatcaagcctatttcttttttattcttagTATTGTTCCCTTTCTCTTCACTTAAGGTCATGCTTATCCATGCCTTCTTCATTCTCCACTTTGGATTTAGCTTTTGTAGGTgaattttggttttaatttttctGTTGATTTCTGGGTCTTCTTTTACCTAATTGATTGgatatttttttcaattgttgttGCTTTTTAGTAGTTGGATTTTTATAATCATGCACCTGTTTTCAACTTTTGCATATTTCTTGTCAATTGTCAAATGCAACTGATCGGTCACCTTTAATTCTAAAAGATTTCACACTTTCTCTATTTTTAATTTCCTCCTACCTATCTCTTTCTCTATCTTCTCCATTGGAGTTAATAGTATTCTGGTGAGTATTTTGTGTTTGGTATTTTCCTTTGTTTGTCctttctcatttatttttttttgtcaaTCTTTTTCTGGTATTCTATTTTGTTCGTTTGTATTGTAAAAATTATCCTCCGAATTTTCTGTGTACATGCAGCTATGGATACGCTCTTCAAAATACACATAcatcctgatctgccagataaaatcCAAAAGCCTAAGGACGGAATGAAGAGAATATTTCTGAGTTCTGCTAAATTTTACTCTATTCTTTCCGGGTGAGAAGGTAAACTGTTGATTCTAATTAAACTATTGATTTAGAATCTTCATTTGCCTATAAAGTTAGGTTTGTATTTgtgctttatttttctttttaatgcaATGTATAAGTATTTTTTTGTCTACAACTATACGTGtctagtttttccttctttttaaaaaatttttgggTTGATTCTGTGTATGCATGTGGTCATTATTGTTTGAGCGCTTCTAGCACTAACCATATTAAATTTCCATCTCAACAGCAAATGTTGATTAAAAGGGAAGAACTTTGCTGCACTTAAGGTGTTCGACTATATAACTAAAACAACTGATAACTTTCTACCATTTCTTTTTTTGTCGGTGAATTTATCACAAGTATCTATCCTTTTGCAAGGCCAGAACTTTTGATCGCACACATATAGATCATTTGAAAGATGTTTCTGCAATTGTAGGTATGGTAGTGAAATCTGCAGCATATTCTTTACTGAGATTTATTTGCAAATTCATTTGTATCTTATGAAGCCTTTTCATGAAAGAAAATGGATATGAATAATTCTTTAATGGTGCCCTGCATTTTGACTGTGCTGCAATTAGTAATGTTGTTTCGTTGGGAATTCATCATTAGCTAAAAGCTCTCATTATACCTTTCATTTATCTGTTTATTTGGAGTATCTATTTAAATGCTACGGTATACACGATTAATTTCattgattttttcttcttttcatttgataTCTAGGTCAATATAAATTTGTATGCAGACAAACCTGCTAATGTGTTGGTCAACCTAACGATGTTTAAATGCAGTACTTGTCATATTTTTAAACTCCTTGCTTGCCTCTTTTTTCATTGTATAAATAGAATATGTTTTTGTTTGGTATTGGTTTTTCTTGATAATATGTGGCTTCTAGAACAAGGGTGTTTTAGTATATGTTTGTGAAGATGGACTCATCGACTCCCTGGTGGTTTATGCAGCACCGAAATAATATTATGTGTTGTTGTCATTCAGATGCATGGTCTACTTGATAGTGAACTGCGGACGGCTCATATTAAGAGGTAAGAGAATGCGGTTTTTGCTTTCTTAATATACTATAAGAGTTCTTCGGTCAatttaattttgatattaatgatcATGATATTTCATTTACTGCAATTTCGATATTTATAGCATATAAAAGTAGTGAATGATTCCTATTGGTTTCTGGAACATTGGGATCTATTCATGACAAAATGGTTGCATGAAAATATAAATGAAGCTTGAGAGAACTGTGTtggaaaaaataacttttttgatGTTTGGGTGATAAAACGATCTTCTCTTTTCCATTTTCAATGTAATTTTTCTTCTAGGATAATTATGTATTACATATATTTCTGATATTGAGTATTTTGAGTTTTCATGTTAAAGAGTTACGTAAATAAAGAATCTCCTTTATTGTCGACAAGTTTGACTGACTGATAGCTTTCCAAAAGCAAAAGGTGATTAGGTTGAGGGGTACATAAATGTATTAGTCTATGATTAGATATTTATCCTTTATAATATTCTAAAAAATGAAGGACTGTAGTAAATCGTTTAAGGAGTCCAGGTAAATACTTCATCCCAGTGAAAAGCATATGAAGAAACCGAAGTCTCAATTTGACTTGTCAGACAGTTTGAAgttagtaaaatattattttctgtggGAATGAATCATTAACATTGTAGATGAGTTTTCGTCATGCAAGAAAACATTGCATGATCATGATTATGCCACTTTTAAAACATAGTTTTGTCAATAGACGCCAATTGGCATTTCAAGAAAATGAATATTGGAAAACTTGAAACTGAAAATTACCTGGGTAATTCTGCTATTACTTACCCTTTGTTATTTAGTTTTGACATTCTTATCAATAAGTATCTCTCTGTGCCTCATTAGTGTTTTGGTCTTGCCATTAGTTGGAGCAATCTTCTCCATAACGTATTATATTTGCACTTGCAAGTAATAACATGTTTGAACTGTAGCCTGTCAGAATAGCAGACACTTCAATTGATCTAAGTTATTCTTTACCGAATGTAGGTGTAACGTTTATGTGCTAGCTTCTATCTCCTAACTCATCATTAGAGGACCTTAAACGGCCTTAAGAGGTGAGTATATAAGAAAAGCAAACAGATAATGGAGAATTATTTTGGGATAAATCCTCCATGTAATGTGGTTTTATTCTGTTTTACTCTTATTTTTCTCCAGTAATGTTTATCTTGTGTAGTAATATTTGCCTTGTGTAATAAGTAGTTTGCCCTCTCTAATATGATTCAATTAAAATACTCACTTACAAATATTCCTTTTGATAGCCAAAGTATAAATCTACATAGATACTTACAACTTTATACAAAAGGCTACTCTGTTGTTTCCAATGTAGTGGTGCTTAATATATTTTCTCTAACAAGCAGATTTTTAACCAGTGATCTTTGGTACCGGTGGTTTTATGCTATAGTATCAAGATGTTATCTAATGCAAGCCATCAACCTCCATATACATGGTATGTAAAAAGGTAGAAATGTCATGGTTCTTTTTGCTTCTTTGAGTGGTCAATATATTTATGTGATTAATATAACCACGGAAATATTATGGTAAATTAGAGTTTGGTAGCAAGTAATTGATTGAGTTTTTCCATGAAATAGTGTTGAAAAATTACTCTGCATATAGTTGGAGAATTCTGGATGATGCAAATAATCTCAAGTATGAGGTATAGAAGTATGTGTATCTTGCCAAGGAGTAGAATCTTGAATGAGGTTGGAGGTTAAAGAAAGCTTGGTTTGTGACATGACTCATCTTAATTCTACTATCCTTAAATCCACTTGCCTTTTTCATGAAAGCCGCTATGAAGTGCTAGATGTTGATTTGTTAAAAATCTGATGGAAGTATACAATCACTATCTAAGGCAATAATACGATGCAATCCCTTTGTTGCCAAATTTTTCTATTTATCCATTTAACGGAGTCAATAATATGATTCACAACATTAGAAAATTATGgtggaatttaattaataaagaacgAAGAACTGTGCATTCTTCCAAACTACTACATGCTTGATTAACGGACCTCAACGCCAATTTATGTCTGTTGGTCACTTTTATACCAAATGGTCATGTCGAAGAAGCCAAGTTCTTTGCACAGATGAACTGAGAAATCTCCTTATTTACATGTGTAAGCGTCTGGTCATCCAACTCTTCACTATTTTTCAAGTTCCTTTCTTTGTTGTTTCTGTTTTTCAGTTAGTATGACTGTTAGATGAAGTTCATAATGTTGTTCTTCATTTTCTAAGTGTATCTGGATGAGAAAAAGTTGATATGGGCTTCCCAAAATATAGTCAATCCAAGTCCAAAATAGAGGATGGGATAGTACTAGCTTGATGACGAGATCATGAAAGACCTATTGCTATGCAGCAGGCCAAGCGCTATGTGCGAAGTTTGGTATTTATGCAAGTCTGTGATTGCAACTTAATATATGAGGAGGTGACAAAACATTGTCTAAGTGCCAAACTTAAACTTCATTTTGAGATGGCATCATGGGAGACACTTCATGTAACATCTGTTTCATTCTTTGAGCCAATAGGCAGAAGGGTAATTGGCGAAGATGTATTCATATTGATAGTATATTGATTTTATTCATTTCTTTTTTGGCACCATGTGATGGTGCAAAATCACTTTGACAGTATTTGGTTATTGGGCCTTCTAAGTTAAACTTATGAGTTTGCAATCTAAATTTGACAGTAAAGGTTCATCCTACCGTTGTCTATGTATTGTACTAATGTTACTATGAATCACGGCTAGGAGGGGCAAACGGGCGGatcgggtcggatatggttcgaGTCGAAAACGGATCAATTAttcgacccgacccatatttaatacggataaaaaacgggttaaccgacGGATAATATGGGTTACCCAAAAGTAATACGGAGTCATAATTGATAATACGGATCAATTATTCGACCCGatccaaaagtgatcatatacaAAGAAGTCATAGATAATATGGGTAATTTTTAGTCTCTAACTTGAGAAACCCCCAATTTGAGTCTTTTACAAATCTAAAAGTTAGACCCAATGGTTACTCATTGGTTattcattttctaaatggataatatggttcttattcatatttgatccgtttttaaaaagttcattattcaacctatttttttagtggataatatgggcgATTAACTATTTTCTTTGAACCATTTTACCACTCCTAATCACGACATGTTTAGAAAACTTACTGCAAAATATATTTATGTTCACAAAATAGATTTATGTTCACAGGCAAGCAAAAGGTCAAGTCCATGGGCCTCGTGCTATGCACGGGTACCACTCATCTAGTATGATATATAATGAACTATTGTCGTCCTTTTAAAAATATTCTAAAATGGAAAAAGTGCCACATGAGTTAAAAACTGAGATAATATATAGTTGCAGTATTGTTTGTACAAGAaagagaaggggggggggggggggtatatgTAAGACGGCGACAGGGGAGGAGCTTTCAGCTCTTAAGACAAATTTCCTTAGTATTTTATTAACTTAAGTCAAAAAGTCATGTGGCCTCTTTTTATTCGTGAAGTTCTGCCATGTCAACGCGTGTGAAATGCACATACCATATTTGTTGTActattatttttttatgtttaatAGACACATATTAAGTGAAGTTAAAGTATCTAATAGGTACATGTCTCATCTGAGGTAGCTAAGTGATAATATTGGACAAGCTTAAGTATCCGTAAATGTATTCTGCCAAAGAAA is drawn from Nicotiana tabacum cultivar K326 chromosome 22, ASM71507v2, whole genome shotgun sequence and contains these coding sequences:
- the LOC107787496 gene encoding uncharacterized protein LOC107787496 isoform X2, with the translated sequence MGFIVLWFNPFITDTYFICGVQLDSTPLLFTLFTDFGHFIFFIKPISFLFLVLFPFSSLKVMLIHAFFILHFGFSFSMDTLFKIHIHPDLPDKIQKPKDGMKRIFLSSAKFYSILSGTEIILCVVVIQMHGLLDSELRTAHIKRFLTSDLWYRWFYAIVSRCYLMQAINLHIHVSMTVR
- the LOC107787496 gene encoding uncharacterized protein LOC107787496 isoform X1 translates to MGFIVLWFNPFITDTYFICGVQLDSTPLLFTLFTDFGHFIFFIKPISFLFLVLFPFSSLKVMLIHAFFILHFGFSFSMDTLFKIHIHPDLPDKIQKPKDGMKRIFLSSAKFYSILSGTEIILCVVVIQMHGLLDSELRTAHIKRFLTSDLWYRWFYAIVSRCYLMQAINLHIHVYLDEKKLIWASQNIVNPSPK
- the LOC107787496 gene encoding uncharacterized protein LOC107787496 isoform X3 → MGFIVLWFNPFITDTYFICGVQLDSTPLLFTLFTDFGHFIFFIKPISFLFLVLFPFSSLKVMLIHAFFILHFGFSFSMDTLFKIHIHPDLPDKIQKPKDGMKRIFLSSAKFYSILSGTEIILCVVVIQMHGLLDSELRTAHIKSDLWYRWFYAIVSRCYLMQAINLHIHVSMTVR